The proteins below are encoded in one region of Ricinus communis isolate WT05 ecotype wild-type chromosome 6, ASM1957865v1, whole genome shotgun sequence:
- the LOC8278127 gene encoding histone H2B yields the protein MAQKAEKKPAEKAPAEKKPRAEKKLPKEGGSAATDKKKKKAKKSVETYKIYIFKVLKQVHPDIGISSKAMGIMNSFINDIFEKLAQESSRLARYNKKPTITSREIQTAVRLVLPGELAKHAVSEGTKAVTKFTSS from the coding sequence ATGGCACAAAAGGCAGAGAAGAAGCCAGCGGAGAAAGCACCGGCTGAGAAGAAGCCAAGGGCGGAGAAGAAATTGCCGAAAGAAGGAGGATCGGCCGCCACagataagaagaaaaagaaggcaAAGAAGAGCGTAGAGACATACAAGATTTACATATTCAAGGTTTTGAAACAGGTTCATCCGGATATTGGTATATCAAGCAAGGCTATGGGTATTATGAACAGTTTCATCAATGATATATTTGAAAAGCTTGCCCAGGAGTCATCTAGGCTTGCTAGGTATAACAAGAAGCCCACCATTACCTCTCGGGAGATCCAGACTGCTGTTAGGCTTGTTTTGCCTGGCGAATTGGCTAAACATGCTGTTTCTGAAGGGACTAAGGCTGTTACCAAGTTCACTAGCTCTTAG